In Dyadobacter sp. CECT 9275, the following proteins share a genomic window:
- a CDS encoding SusD/RagB family nutrient-binding outer membrane lipoprotein, giving the protein MELVTKIYIRIAAVTVLAGVAGVMAGCTGDFDEINTSKTALTELTDAELPYLFARAQQQASYSAGNYQTAQNLFADLYAQYYATTTPNFQSDRYYMHPTWIDSHWNPIYTQVAPQLRKLFDEVAPSSSQYALASIWWVYAFHRVTDYYGPIPYFEAAIAPSTVKYDAQKDIYDDFFKRLAEATTILAGKTSETPYGNYDIVYAGNVSKWIKFANTLRLRLALRISKADPAKAKTEAEAAIAGGLLATLADNAMMTKNLIGSDYNGLSFISGWGEFRMSAAMESVLKGFEDPRIGIYFQPAFTTKTYEGLRNGLGSSELTQTLNTNDYNSNIGTRWIRNTGKGSAWDRQLAVAQDIMHTSEAYFLLAEAALNGWNTETGTAREFYEKGIQASMEGWGITGQVVNDYIASNHTPVAPADQQNSPALSGITVKWAATEAIQREQIATQKWLALYPDGIEAWAEFRRTRLPKLYTVVNSVNTDVPATRFPRRIPFLQQEYTNNAAAMEGAVSLLGGPDKASTPLWWDKN; this is encoded by the coding sequence ATGGAATTAGTCACGAAAATATATATCAGAATTGCGGCAGTAACTGTATTGGCGGGAGTAGCAGGCGTAATGGCAGGATGTACCGGAGATTTTGACGAGATTAATACCAGTAAAACAGCACTCACCGAACTCACCGACGCCGAACTTCCCTATTTATTTGCCCGTGCCCAGCAACAGGCATCCTACTCGGCTGGTAATTACCAGACAGCTCAAAATCTGTTCGCCGATTTATATGCGCAGTACTATGCAACCACAACACCTAACTTCCAGTCCGACAGGTACTATATGCACCCCACCTGGATCGACAGCCACTGGAATCCCATCTACACACAGGTTGCGCCCCAGTTGAGGAAACTTTTTGATGAGGTAGCCCCTTCCTCTTCCCAATATGCACTGGCAAGTATCTGGTGGGTCTACGCTTTTCACCGTGTAACGGATTATTACGGTCCCATTCCCTATTTCGAAGCGGCTATTGCGCCGAGCACTGTAAAATATGATGCTCAGAAGGATATCTACGACGATTTTTTCAAACGGCTGGCGGAAGCAACAACCATTCTGGCAGGTAAAACCTCGGAAACGCCTTATGGTAACTACGACATCGTTTACGCGGGAAATGTTTCAAAATGGATAAAATTCGCCAACACCCTTCGGCTTCGCCTGGCTTTGCGTATCTCAAAGGCTGATCCCGCCAAAGCAAAAACAGAAGCTGAGGCAGCCATTGCCGGAGGACTTTTAGCCACCCTGGCAGACAACGCCATGATGACCAAAAATCTAATCGGGAGTGATTACAACGGACTTTCCTTCATTTCCGGCTGGGGCGAGTTTCGCATGAGCGCAGCCATGGAGTCGGTACTGAAAGGCTTTGAGGACCCTCGGATCGGTATCTATTTCCAACCGGCTTTCACCACCAAAACCTATGAAGGCCTGCGCAACGGGCTTGGCTCCTCGGAGCTTACCCAGACACTCAATACCAATGATTACAACTCCAACATAGGTACCCGCTGGATAAGAAACACAGGAAAAGGTTCGGCATGGGACAGGCAGCTGGCCGTAGCACAAGACATTATGCACACTTCAGAAGCCTATTTCCTGCTGGCAGAAGCAGCCCTGAACGGCTGGAATACAGAAACCGGAACGGCCCGCGAATTCTATGAAAAAGGTATCCAGGCTTCGATGGAAGGATGGGGTATTACAGGCCAGGTGGTAAATGATTATATCGCAAGTAACCATACACCGGTGGCACCTGCCGACCAGCAGAATTCTCCTGCACTATCCGGTATTACCGTGAAATGGGCCGCCACGGAGGCTATTCAAAGAGAGCAGATCGCCACTCAGAAATGGCTGGCCTTGTATCCTGACGGCATAGAAGCCTGGGCCGAATTCCGCAGAACGCGTTTGCCTAAACTATATACGGTGGTTAACTCTGTTAATACCGATGTACCTGCAACCCGTTTTCCCAGAAGAATTCCTTTCCTGCAGCAGGAGTATACCAACAATGCTGCGGCTATGGAAGGTGCTGTTTCCCTTTTGGGCGGGCCAGACAAGGCAAGTACGCCACTTTGGTGGGATAAAAACTAA
- a CDS encoding SusC/RagA family TonB-linked outer membrane protein: protein MRKQTFTKRSGSCVGHWKSLGFLLISVLCTGRSTAVGSGKMQSIEDVKISLHLHNVTLQNAFIAIEKKSDFKFITSIERIHRKKRVSVSLEKRPVKEVLELILNGTGLGYTQVNNNIIISSKPASGATGQAPQPVSVPSAAQQHITREINGTVKDATGSAVPGTNIVIKGINRGTSTDGNGNFTMAIPDDNAVLIFSSIGYTTREIAVENRHVVDVVLNEDVKQLGEVVVTALGIERNAKTLTYATQQIDGKQLTDVRDPNFVNTLSGKIAGIGITQSSSGPGSATRVILRGNRSITGNNNALFVIDGVPVDNTVRSQVTGDFGGINGSDGANNFNPDDIESLNILKGPAASALYGSRAANGVIMITTKKGKAGKISADINSGVSVETPFLLPRLQNQFGQGAGGISSSNSPYSWGAEATTYPDNIRDFFRDAVATNNSIGISAGTDKVQSYLSYTNNYNQGILPNNQLMRHSMNLRLNTQISKRFSTDAKVTYTNQSIENKPRSGEESSVTMNLYKVPRSVDLNNVYNTYQDENGQPTYWTSSSIYMNPYWTLNKTFASEKRNRVIVLGSARYNLTDWLNVQGRISYDWYADRYNFGYAAGTLLFAGTGGSFSDYTGEQLERNMDLILSGHNNIGNDLTVTYNFGAGSTYNRFSQVGASTTGLSVPNRFDLSFASALTQITGFSEKKLQYVFGTASVSLRDFITLDASIRNDWSSTLPKPYSYIYSSFGANAILSEAFELPSWISFLKLRGSWAQVGNDASPYSLSQTYNFSQGGTGGFISRNTTKPAENLKPEISSSTEFGLDLRMFGRRLGIDFTYYNSNTVNQLLTLNLARPTGFTSQYVNAGKINNHGFELTLSASPLRGRKFTWDASLNFARNVNKVIKLHPSIKTATLGGNTRTTTAIVREGKSYGDLQAYGWKTDANGHYVVNSKGLPVQTSFDNIVGNFNPKFTFGFTNTFAYKKFTLTFLIDGRVGGTMVSGTDGNLAYDGTAKYTQENREGGWILPAVVETDDGVVTSEQNTVPITAETFWQTVSQGRYTWGGFFAYNTTNVRLRELSLGYNIPTPACLFIKNARLSLTARNLFFFYRGSARMDIPGLKKRKLPFDPDVNLGSANYQGAEYGTLPSTRTVGLNLKLGF, encoded by the coding sequence ATGAGAAAACAGACATTTACCAAGCGATCCGGTTCCTGCGTCGGGCATTGGAAATCTCTTGGTTTTCTATTGATTTCAGTATTATGTACCGGACGTTCCACTGCCGTGGGATCCGGCAAAATGCAGAGTATAGAAGATGTCAAAATTTCATTACACCTACATAACGTTACTCTCCAGAATGCATTTATAGCGATTGAGAAAAAGAGCGACTTTAAGTTCATAACCAGCATTGAGCGGATCCATAGAAAGAAAAGGGTATCTGTATCTCTCGAAAAAAGACCCGTTAAAGAAGTTTTGGAACTGATACTAAACGGTACGGGCCTGGGGTATACCCAGGTGAATAACAATATTATCATCAGCAGCAAACCGGCCTCTGGAGCCACCGGCCAGGCTCCGCAGCCAGTTTCGGTTCCATCAGCAGCGCAGCAGCATATTACCAGGGAAATAAATGGCACCGTGAAGGATGCTACCGGCTCAGCCGTTCCGGGAACCAACATTGTGATCAAAGGAATAAACCGGGGAACCTCAACGGACGGTAACGGAAATTTCACAATGGCCATTCCTGATGACAATGCTGTCCTGATCTTTTCATCCATTGGATACACTACCCGGGAAATTGCCGTAGAGAACCGCCATGTTGTTGATGTGGTATTAAACGAAGATGTGAAACAGCTTGGGGAAGTAGTGGTAACCGCTCTGGGAATTGAGCGTAACGCAAAAACACTTACCTATGCAACCCAGCAAATAGACGGGAAACAGCTGACGGACGTAAGGGATCCCAATTTCGTCAATACACTTTCGGGCAAGATTGCCGGGATCGGTATCACCCAAAGTTCTTCGGGCCCGGGCTCTGCCACCCGCGTGATCCTGCGCGGTAATCGTTCCATTACAGGTAATAACAACGCGCTGTTCGTCATTGACGGAGTACCTGTCGACAACACGGTACGCAGTCAGGTTACCGGAGATTTCGGGGGTATCAATGGCAGTGACGGGGCCAACAACTTCAACCCGGACGATATTGAATCACTGAACATACTGAAAGGACCGGCCGCTTCTGCACTGTATGGCAGCCGTGCAGCCAACGGTGTGATCATGATCACAACAAAAAAAGGCAAGGCCGGAAAAATTTCTGCCGATATCAATTCAGGTGTTTCGGTTGAAACACCATTTTTATTACCCCGCCTGCAGAATCAATTCGGGCAGGGTGCTGGAGGCATTTCCAGTTCCAACTCACCATATAGCTGGGGTGCCGAGGCCACTACCTATCCCGATAACATCAGGGATTTTTTTCGTGATGCGGTGGCAACTAACAACTCCATTGGAATTTCGGCCGGTACCGACAAGGTACAGAGTTACCTGTCCTATACCAATAATTACAACCAGGGCATCCTGCCGAACAACCAGCTTATGCGCCACAGCATGAACCTTCGGCTAAATACACAAATCAGCAAGCGTTTTTCAACAGATGCCAAAGTTACCTATACCAATCAGAGTATTGAAAACAAACCACGCTCCGGTGAGGAAAGCTCCGTAACCATGAACCTCTACAAGGTTCCTCGCAGTGTGGACCTGAATAATGTTTACAATACCTATCAGGATGAAAACGGACAGCCTACCTACTGGACCAGCTCGAGTATTTACATGAACCCCTACTGGACGCTGAACAAAACTTTTGCTTCAGAAAAAAGGAATCGGGTCATCGTCCTGGGGTCAGCCAGGTACAACCTCACCGACTGGCTCAATGTGCAGGGCCGGATCAGTTACGACTGGTACGCCGACCGCTACAATTTCGGTTACGCTGCCGGTACGCTGTTGTTTGCAGGTACCGGTGGTTCATTTTCGGACTACACCGGTGAGCAGCTGGAAAGAAACATGGACCTGATCCTTTCTGGCCATAATAACATCGGAAACGACCTCACGGTGACGTACAACTTTGGGGCGGGTTCAACCTATAACCGATTCTCACAGGTAGGAGCCAGCACAACCGGACTTTCGGTTCCGAACCGTTTTGATCTTTCCTTTGCCTCCGCTTTAACGCAGATCACAGGTTTCTCCGAAAAGAAACTTCAGTATGTTTTCGGTACGGCATCCGTTTCCTTGCGTGATTTCATCACTTTGGACGCGTCGATACGTAACGATTGGTCGTCCACACTTCCGAAGCCTTACTCCTATATCTATTCCTCTTTCGGCGCGAATGCCATTCTTTCCGAAGCATTCGAGCTTCCCTCCTGGATCAGCTTTCTGAAACTGAGGGGATCATGGGCACAGGTAGGCAACGATGCATCACCATATAGCCTTTCACAAACCTACAATTTCTCGCAAGGCGGTACCGGAGGGTTCATTTCCAGAAATACCACCAAACCTGCGGAAAACCTCAAACCTGAAATTTCTTCCTCAACGGAATTCGGTTTGGACCTCCGCATGTTCGGCAGGCGCCTGGGCATCGACTTTACCTATTACAACAGTAACACGGTCAACCAGTTGCTCACACTGAACCTCGCCCGTCCGACCGGTTTCACCAGCCAGTATGTTAATGCGGGAAAGATCAACAACCACGGTTTTGAACTCACCTTGTCGGCCTCTCCGCTCAGGGGAAGGAAATTTACCTGGGACGCCTCCCTCAATTTTGCCCGGAATGTAAACAAAGTAATCAAGCTGCACCCGAGTATCAAAACGGCGACCCTGGGCGGAAATACCCGCACCACTACGGCTATCGTACGCGAAGGCAAATCGTATGGCGACCTGCAGGCCTATGGCTGGAAGACCGACGCCAACGGCCATTACGTAGTAAACTCAAAGGGGCTTCCGGTGCAGACCTCATTTGACAACATTGTAGGAAATTTCAACCCTAAGTTCACCTTCGGTTTCACTAACACCTTCGCCTATAAGAAATTTACGCTTACCTTCCTGATCGACGGACGGGTGGGCGGAACAATGGTTTCAGGTACAGATGGTAACCTGGCCTATGACGGAACGGCGAAGTATACACAAGAAAACCGCGAAGGAGGCTGGATACTTCCGGCCGTAGTGGAAACCGACGATGGCGTTGTTACCTCAGAACAGAACACAGTACCCATCACCGCCGAGACATTCTGGCAAACGGTATCTCAGGGACGTTATACATGGGGTGGTTTCTTTGCGTATAATACTACCAACGTGAGACTAAGAGAGCTTTCGTTGGGATATAATATTCCAACGCCGGCCTGTTTGTTTATTAAAAACGCCCGGCTGTCACTTACAGCCCGCAACCTGTTCTTCTTTTACAGAGGCAGCGCCAGGATGGATATTCCCGGTCTGAAAAAACGTAAACTGCCGTTTGATCCGGACGTTAACCTGGGTTCTGCCAATTACCAGGGGGCGGAATACGGAACATTGCCATCCACCAGAACGGTTGGACTCAATTTAAAACTAGGATTTTAG
- a CDS encoding FecR family protein, producing MSDQTPWPLIAKYLTGECSLDEMSFMETWLEDEENHLLFQQLESAWRNQQIPENNSFSLERGLHVLHSRMAAQKQQAAENRILSISANAWFMAASIILILGIAFNFYKGMITARPALAFEQKVTGNYDVIKITLPDSSTVWLNKKSILTYPVVFEGDLREVTLVGEAFFEIKPNKEKPFIVKSKGISTRVLGTSFNVRSYPDEKDGEVSVMTGKVEVNTESINGSVPASSKITPMQKLVVDTQNAQTYTSIVRLNNIAAWRLDPLAFRDNTYEEVAKSLEDRYGKKIRILNSKLRGCRVMASFNRDARLADILKLLSISNSFHYKISGDEVIITGGVCH from the coding sequence ATCAAACACCATGGCCTTTAATCGCCAAATACTTAACAGGCGAATGCAGCTTGGACGAAATGTCTTTCATGGAAACATGGCTGGAAGACGAGGAAAATCATCTGCTGTTCCAGCAGCTGGAAAGTGCATGGCGCAATCAGCAGATTCCTGAGAATAATAGTTTCAGCCTTGAACGCGGCCTTCATGTACTCCATTCCCGGATGGCTGCGCAAAAACAGCAGGCAGCAGAGAACAGGATACTGAGCATAAGCGCAAATGCCTGGTTTATGGCAGCAAGCATTATCTTGATCCTGGGCATTGCGTTCAATTTTTACAAAGGGATGATTACTGCAAGGCCAGCGCTTGCGTTTGAACAGAAAGTGACCGGAAATTACGATGTAATAAAAATAACACTTCCGGACAGCTCTACCGTTTGGCTGAATAAAAAGAGTATTCTGACCTACCCGGTAGTATTTGAAGGTGATCTCAGGGAGGTTACGCTGGTGGGCGAGGCCTTTTTTGAAATAAAGCCAAACAAGGAGAAACCGTTTATCGTAAAGAGTAAAGGGATATCCACCCGGGTATTGGGTACCTCGTTCAATGTGCGATCCTATCCGGATGAAAAAGACGGAGAGGTTTCCGTTATGACAGGAAAAGTGGAAGTAAATACAGAGAGTATCAATGGCTCGGTACCTGCTTCAAGCAAAATTACACCAATGCAAAAACTGGTGGTAGACACGCAAAATGCACAAACGTATACAAGCATCGTTAGATTGAATAATATTGCTGCCTGGAGACTTGACCCGCTTGCTTTTAGGGACAACACCTACGAAGAGGTAGCAAAAAGTTTGGAAGACCGGTATGGAAAAAAAATAAGGATTTTGAATTCAAAACTCAGAGGGTGCCGTGTCATGGCCAGCTTTAACAGAGACGCCCGGTTGGCGGACATATTGAAACTGCTGAGTATATCCAATTCCTTTCATTACAAAATCTCAGGAGACGAAGTCATTATTACTGGCGGGGTCTGCCACTAG